In Juglans regia cultivar Chandler chromosome 13, Walnut 2.0, whole genome shotgun sequence, the following proteins share a genomic window:
- the LOC109007981 gene encoding loganic acid O-methyltransferase translates to MCICLRERRREKDREMEEEKTHPLPESCVMNGGEGPCSYALNSTYQRGVVEAAKEVIKEVIANYLDVSTLSTTLKPVCIADLGCSTGPNTFIAVQNIIEAIQIQYRSRGQNTQIPEFVVFFNDHASNDFSTLFKSLPPNRQYFAAGVPGSFYGRLFPKASLPFIHSSYALHWLSRVPLEVMDEGSPAWNKGRIHYTNAPKEVVEAYATRFAKDMESFLIARAQELVVGGLLALFIPAVPDVMSKSDSFTGLELDLLGSCLMDMAKVGLVSEAKVDSFNLPVYYTSPKGLKTLIERNKHFSIERMENLNNQKKNLILPNPSMRSLYLRAALEGEFAKHFGNEIMDELFNRYSEKVVGSSFFLNPETHKSIILFALLKRKD, encoded by the exons ATGTGTATTTGTttgagagagagacggagagagaaaGATCGAGAGATGGAGGAAGAAAAGACCCATCCTTTGCCTGAGTCGTGTGTAATGAATGGAGGAGAGGGACCTTGTAGCTATGCTCTGAACTCCACCTATCAG AGAGGAGTAGTGGAAGCTGCCAAAGAAGTGATCAAAGAGGTCATAGCCAATTACTTAGACGTCAGCACGCTTTCTACTACTCTGAAGCCAGTGTGTATAGCGGACTTGGGTTGTTCTACAGGTCCCAATACCTTCATCGCAGTACAAAACATAATAGAGGCCATTCAAATCCAATACAGATCAAGAGGACAAAACACTCAGATCCCAGAATTTGTAGTATTCTTCAATGACCATGCCTCCAATGATTTCAGCACTCTCTTCAAGTCCCTCCCACCCAACAGACAATACTTTGCAGCTGGGGTTCCGGGTTCTTTCTATGGCCGCTTGTTTCCAAAGGCATCTCTTCCTTTCATTCACTCCTCTTATGCACTACACTGGCTGTCCAGGGTCCCCTTGGAGGTCATGGATGAGGGCTCTCCTGCATGGAATAAAGGGAGGATTCACTACACAAATGCGCCAAAGGAAGTTGTGGAGGCCTATGCAACTCGGTTTGCCAAGGACATGGAGTCCTTTCTCATTGCTAGAGCACAAGAGCTTGTTGTTGGAGGGCTATTGGCACTTTTCATACCTGCCGTCCCCGATGTCATGAGCAAATCTGACTCATTTACTGGTTTAGAGCTTGACCTTCTAGGATCTTGCCTAATGGACATGGCCAAAGTG GGATTAGTCAGTGAAGCAAAGGTGGATTCTTTCAATTTGCCGGTTTATTACACCTCCCCAAAGGGATTGAAGACATTGATAGAAAGAAATAAGCATTTCAGCATTGAGAGGAtggaaaatttgaataatcagaAGAAGAATCTCATCCTACCAAATCCCTCGATGCGTAGTTTATACCTGAGAGCAGCATTGGAAGGAGAATTTGCTAAGCATTTTGGGAATGAGATAATGGATGAGTTGTTTAATCGCTACTCTGAGAAAGTTGTAGGGTCCTCCTTTTTCTTAAACCCAGAGACCCATAAATCCATTATATTGTTTGCCCTTCTAAAGCGCAAGGATTAG
- the LOC109007991 gene encoding tetratricopeptide repeat protein 5-like isoform X2: protein MSNQADMSNQAEQDPMAKATIAAEELYHTRDTYFPANPDEKISKLQTESDLALKLLDSVPPEQRKLPMQRAAYEYLRGKILDVFPDYRKEAEDHLSKAVKLNPSLADAWLCLGNCIWKKEDLSAAKNCFTLALSKGPNKKILCQLSMLERRMAQGTENEVELIEESIQHAKEAITLDVKDGNSWYNLGNACLTSFFVTGAWDHSKLLQSLKAYQNAEKDERMKSNPDLYFNNATVNKYLENYERALRGFEAAALKDPGLNAGEEVQKMVNLLDKLENMLRGHARAKRLASLASSLGAVNLSSSYKQATIDLLLEGLNKAVAVVGKVVFFIKHEGIAPLYYLVCDSNQICFILSLYGTRNDAIKEGDQLSLLEPYYRYIDFSWKGKFKSIRVDFLEQVLVNGKALSPRQAVPTSIFAQHKP from the exons ATGAGCAACCAAGCAGATATGAGCAACCAAGCAGAGCAAGATCCCATGGCCAAAGCCACTATCGCAGCCGAAGAGCTTTACCACACTCGGGACACTTATTTTCCTGCAAACCCAGATGAGAAAATCTCCAAACTGCAAACAGAATCCGATCTTGCTCTCAAGCTCCTCGATTCTGTTCCTCCAG AACAAAGGAAATTGCCCATGCAGCGTGCAGCATATGAATATCTGAGAGGAAAAATATTGGATGTATTTCCAGACTATAGGAAAGAAGCAGAGGATCATCTCTCAAAAGCT GTTAAGTTGAATCCATCTCTTGCAGATGCTTGGCTGTGTTTAGGCAACTGCATTTGGAAGAAGGAAGATCTATCTGCAGCAAAGAACTGCTTCACTCTTGCATTAAGCAAG GGTCctaacaaaaaaatactttgtCAGTTATCCATGCTTGAAAGAAGAATGGCTCAAG GAACTGAGAATGAGGTAGAACTTATTGAGGAAAGCATCCAGCATGCAAAGGAAGCTATTACTTTGGACGTCAAGGATGGGAATTCTTGGT ACAATCTAGGAAATGCATGCCTTACCAGTTTTTTCGTGACTGGAGCTTGGGATCACAGCAAACTTCTGCAGTCTTTGAAAGCATACCAAAATGCT GAGAAAGATGAAAGAATGAAGTCCAATCCAGACCTTTATTTTAACAATGCTACT GTAAACAAATATTTAGAGAACTATGAGAGGGCCCTCAGAGGATTTGAAGCTGCTGCTTTGAAGGATCCTGGTCTTAATGCTGGAGAGGAGGTTCAAAAGATGGTTAACCTTCTTGACAAGTTGGAGAATATGTTGAGG GGACATGCTCGAGCTAAACGACTTGCATCTTTAGCATCATCGCTGGGAGCTGTTAATT TGAGTTCCTCATACAAACAAGCCACTATAGATCTTCTGTTGGAAGGTCTGAACAAAGCAGTTGCAGTTGTAGGGAAAGTGGTATTCTTCATTAAGCATGAAGGCATTGCTCCCCT ATACTACCTGGTATGTGATTCAAATCAAATATGCTTCATTCTGTCACTCTATGGCACACGCAATGATGCG ATCAAAGAAGGAGATCAGCTATCTTTATTGGAACCTTATTATCGTTACATTGATTTTTCTTGGAAGGGAAAG TTCAAGTCAATTCGTGTTGATTTCTTGGAACAAGTTCTTGTGAATGGCAAAGCTCTGTCTCCTCGCCAAGCAGTCCCTACATCCATCTTTGCACAACATAAACCATGA
- the LOC109007991 gene encoding tetratricopeptide repeat protein 5-like isoform X1 encodes MSNQADMSNQAEQDPMAKATIAAEELYHTRDTYFPANPDEKISKLQTESDLALKLLDSVPPEQRKLPMQRAAYEYLRGKILDVFPDYRKEAEDHLSKAVKLNPSLADAWLCLGNCIWKKEDLSAAKNCFTLALSKGPNKKILCQLSMLERRMAQGTENEVELIEESIQHAKEAITLDVKDGNSWYNLGNACLTSFFVTGAWDHSKLLQSLKAYQNAEKDERMKSNPDLYFNNATVNKYLENYERALRGFEAAALKDPGLNAGEEVQKMVNLLDKLENMLRGHARAKRLASLASSLGAVNLSSSYKQATIDLLLEGLNKAVAVVGKVVFFIKHEGIAPLYYLVCDSNQICFILSLYGTRNDAIKEGDQLSLLEPYYRYIDFSWKGKHYQFKSIRVDFLEQVLVNGKALSPRQAVPTSIFAQHKP; translated from the exons ATGAGCAACCAAGCAGATATGAGCAACCAAGCAGAGCAAGATCCCATGGCCAAAGCCACTATCGCAGCCGAAGAGCTTTACCACACTCGGGACACTTATTTTCCTGCAAACCCAGATGAGAAAATCTCCAAACTGCAAACAGAATCCGATCTTGCTCTCAAGCTCCTCGATTCTGTTCCTCCAG AACAAAGGAAATTGCCCATGCAGCGTGCAGCATATGAATATCTGAGAGGAAAAATATTGGATGTATTTCCAGACTATAGGAAAGAAGCAGAGGATCATCTCTCAAAAGCT GTTAAGTTGAATCCATCTCTTGCAGATGCTTGGCTGTGTTTAGGCAACTGCATTTGGAAGAAGGAAGATCTATCTGCAGCAAAGAACTGCTTCACTCTTGCATTAAGCAAG GGTCctaacaaaaaaatactttgtCAGTTATCCATGCTTGAAAGAAGAATGGCTCAAG GAACTGAGAATGAGGTAGAACTTATTGAGGAAAGCATCCAGCATGCAAAGGAAGCTATTACTTTGGACGTCAAGGATGGGAATTCTTGGT ACAATCTAGGAAATGCATGCCTTACCAGTTTTTTCGTGACTGGAGCTTGGGATCACAGCAAACTTCTGCAGTCTTTGAAAGCATACCAAAATGCT GAGAAAGATGAAAGAATGAAGTCCAATCCAGACCTTTATTTTAACAATGCTACT GTAAACAAATATTTAGAGAACTATGAGAGGGCCCTCAGAGGATTTGAAGCTGCTGCTTTGAAGGATCCTGGTCTTAATGCTGGAGAGGAGGTTCAAAAGATGGTTAACCTTCTTGACAAGTTGGAGAATATGTTGAGG GGACATGCTCGAGCTAAACGACTTGCATCTTTAGCATCATCGCTGGGAGCTGTTAATT TGAGTTCCTCATACAAACAAGCCACTATAGATCTTCTGTTGGAAGGTCTGAACAAAGCAGTTGCAGTTGTAGGGAAAGTGGTATTCTTCATTAAGCATGAAGGCATTGCTCCCCT ATACTACCTGGTATGTGATTCAAATCAAATATGCTTCATTCTGTCACTCTATGGCACACGCAATGATGCG ATCAAAGAAGGAGATCAGCTATCTTTATTGGAACCTTATTATCGTTACATTGATTTTTCTTGGAAGGGAAAG CATTACCAGTTCAAGTCAATTCGTGTTGATTTCTTGGAACAAGTTCTTGTGAATGGCAAAGCTCTGTCTCCTCGCCAAGCAGTCCCTACATCCATCTTTGCACAACATAAACCATGA